A genomic stretch from Mycobacterium paraterrae includes:
- a CDS encoding iron reductase has protein sequence MTITIDDPLIAAMAIDHVLPLHESSRRLRELYPQCPRVYGVAVLGDVSVRRWWPLASALSTDRLQTMFDTAAIDMDRRSAARQLAATLVHTVIGRVVALVVLEARAWDTGLENLWVHVDSDGVIDWAGVVDPTVRVLPGDPCAQGEGVVRLPSEAALTTWVAHRCHRSLEPLFAKLHAVSGGALSTAAMWHIAGSMVVASATQVPQLAGTDELAAMRRGQAVLDALVGFGLPVRGLSAMRPRRRTTSCKVRTGLPMLLASSDE, from the coding sequence CGTACTGCCGTTGCACGAATCCAGCCGACGGCTTCGCGAGTTGTATCCGCAATGCCCACGGGTCTACGGAGTCGCAGTACTCGGTGATGTGTCGGTGCGTCGTTGGTGGCCTCTGGCTTCGGCGCTGAGCACCGATCGGCTGCAGACCATGTTCGACACCGCCGCGATCGACATGGACAGGCGCAGTGCCGCAAGGCAACTCGCGGCCACGTTGGTGCACACGGTAATCGGCCGGGTGGTGGCGCTGGTTGTGCTGGAGGCCAGAGCGTGGGACACCGGGCTGGAAAACCTCTGGGTTCACGTCGACTCCGACGGCGTCATCGACTGGGCTGGAGTCGTCGACCCGACCGTGCGGGTGCTGCCTGGCGATCCCTGCGCGCAGGGCGAAGGTGTGGTCCGGTTGCCCAGCGAGGCGGCGCTGACGACCTGGGTGGCGCACCGCTGCCACCGGTCCTTGGAGCCGTTGTTCGCCAAGCTGCATGCGGTCAGTGGCGGCGCCCTGTCGACCGCGGCGATGTGGCACATCGCCGGCTCGATGGTGGTTGCCTCGGCGACGCAGGTGCCGCAGCTGGCCGGCACCGACGAGCTCGCCGCGATGCGTCGCGGACAGGCGGTGCTTGACGCGCTGGTCGGCTTTGGCCTGCCGGTGCGTGGCCTCTCAGCAATGCGCCCGCGACGCCGGACAACCTCTTGCAAAGTTAGGACAGGCTTGCCTATGCTACTTGCATCGAGCGATGAATGA
- a CDS encoding phthiotriol/phenolphthiotriol dimycocerosates methyltransferase encodes MNKYWYPFVTRRWDQDDVVFLNWGYEEDPPMGLPLAPEDEKNRWGIQLYHRTATQTDLSGKKVLEPSCGHGGGGAYVMKTLHPESYTGLDFNPDGVAFAKRRYPLPGLDFVHGDAENLPFPDESFDAVLNVEASHAYPHFDRFLKEMVRVLRPGGHFLYVDFRGFLEYDEWDAALAALPMRMESKREINNEVLRGLDNNSGRYLELVGSRLPVFLRPFGKLFAGTPDTLMYKELQRGRLSYRMYHFIKD; translated from the coding sequence ATGAACAAGTACTGGTATCCCTTCGTCACCCGCAGGTGGGACCAGGACGACGTCGTCTTCCTGAACTGGGGTTACGAGGAAGACCCGCCCATGGGCCTGCCGCTGGCACCCGAGGACGAGAAGAACCGGTGGGGCATTCAGCTGTACCACCGCACCGCGACGCAAACCGACCTCAGCGGCAAAAAGGTGCTCGAGCCCAGCTGTGGCCACGGCGGTGGCGGCGCCTACGTCATGAAGACGCTGCACCCGGAGTCATACACCGGCCTGGACTTCAACCCCGACGGGGTGGCCTTCGCCAAGCGCCGCTATCCGCTGCCTGGTTTGGATTTCGTGCACGGCGATGCCGAGAACCTGCCGTTTCCCGATGAGTCGTTCGACGCGGTGCTCAACGTCGAGGCCTCGCACGCGTATCCGCACTTCGACCGTTTCCTCAAGGAAATGGTCCGGGTGCTTCGGCCAGGCGGACACTTCCTCTACGTCGACTTCCGCGGGTTCCTCGAGTACGACGAATGGGATGCGGCGCTGGCGGCGCTACCAATGCGGATGGAATCCAAGCGCGAGATCAACAACGAGGTATTGCGCGGGCTCGACAACAACTCGGGTCGGTACCTGGAATTGGTCGGGAGCCGGCTACCGGTGTTCCTGCGGCCGTTCGGCAAACTGTTTGCCGGCACCCCAGACACCTTGATGTACAAGGAATTGCAGCGCGGTCGGCTGTCGTACCGGATGTACCACTTCATCAAGGACTGA